A single window of Vanessa tameamea isolate UH-Manoa-2023 chromosome 5, ilVanTame1 primary haplotype, whole genome shotgun sequence DNA harbors:
- the LOC113392631 gene encoding uncharacterized protein LOC113392631 — protein MEFTPSLSAFQGVIISADSVHSFSKLSSRGGNEEKIQYVIDSIRNFLQKEKYMIENKILEESVQIMRKFTFYVVINADLTILEEMVDLDGIDFVIWTIPTIPKCLMCEILWRLHMDTFVYEILVFSYPQLALEVADALIENFKYFNPTDCLPKLKLITAASYRLICRFVFFYLEHDELTHGLNNLQKCLKYFLDPPNKSKLDSLSKDEKYKFIGNRLYLMLCLLADCFNNFVTVQKWKPSDFQQIYELTYKEGAIIENQTSILISDCNNNSLLECINNSHIALLDVCKILVMDVSVEIFCAWSEFEDNGKSMQQTIGELCYKVHKTLCKIASVSEHPIVTMLQQISCKPLDLVEVVKRTKTEDIVENINKMDSESAQWVKALLQIDKLCENKVLMEQIGNHLDLLSEDECFKLFKILHSHLHNNTENVEQERLLAVRVFQRCSSGSKHEIVEEQFNNYLFNDNFQTPEFNNMMTEFFNKLIVSPDMDVSDVLSVFLQNPRKVYTRIFTLASENMQQTDIMLKLMKTLEKFAKHYYNEETEPCIILIAKEIITNNLDTDEKQNNFINFLSCIKTSNAIPGPKLFLLVIMPNLHSALLNKNIDSVYIHCKLLQEAYPLKELIEYRAPTLAMLAQVLDTVRWKINTFMALSPSTLELVLKLQTSLLNTYESLIPEKESTWLKSKLRNINPLNMYYFRRLWNPPGNTFVEVISGIHIHKDMDIEHLTLWLSQVICSTILPEWYQIWDSLTVFGNGKILDIFHDALLLISVAEKTNHTETTKGCLLYCIKNFVATTRYKFFKIPISDNQIATVFNKFALIENFIEESDIEELSVIFLPLFAFIAATKEEVPIDIPHMLSNKLKHKVFVDMINNLFIKESKSEIKT, from the exons atggaatTTACTCCAAGTTTATCAGCATTTCAGGGAGTAATCATATCTGCCGACAGTGTGCATTCTTTTTCTAAATTGTCTTCCAGAGGAG GTAACgaagaaaaaatacaatatgttaTAGACAGTATACGAAATTtcttacaaaaagaaaaatatatgattgaaaataaaatcttagaaGAATCTGTGCAAATTATgcgtaaatttactttttatgttgttataaatGCAGATCTAACTATATTGGAAGAAATGGTAGACTTAGATGGCATAGATTTTGTTATCTGGACGATACCAACAATACCTAAATGCCTCATGTGTGAGATCTTGTGGAGACTACACATGGATACATTCGTTTACGAAATATTAGTATTCAGTTATCCGCAACTAGCCTTGGAAGTGGCAGATGCTCTGATAGAAAACTTCAAGTACTTCAATCCAACAGATTGCTTGCCTAAACTGAAACTTATAACTGCTGCATCCTACAGACTGATCTGCaggtttgttttcttttatttggaACATGATGAATTGACACATGGCCTAAACAATTTGCAAAAgtgtctgaaatattttttggaccCACCcaataaatctaaattagaTAGCCTAAGTAAGGAcgaaaagtataaatttattggaAATCGTTTATATTTGATGCTTTGTCTATTAGCAGATTGTTTTAACAACTTTGTCACAGTACAAAAATGGAAACCATCAGACTTTCaacaaatatatgaattaactTACAAGGAGGGTGCCATTATTGAAaatcaaacatcaatacttatatctgactgtaataataattctcTATTAGAATGTATAAATAACTCTCACATAGCTTTATTGgatgtatgcaaaattttagtAATGGATGTCAGCGTAGAAATATTTTGTGCTTGGAGCGAATTTGAAGACAATGGAAAAAGCATGCAACAAACTATTGGTGAATTATGTTACAAAGTTCACAAAACTCTATGTAAAATTGCAAGTGTTTCAGAACACCCAATTGTCACTATGCTGCAACAAATATCATGTAAACCATTAGACTTAGTTGAAGTAGTAAAAAGAACTAAAACTGAAGATATTGTGGAAAACATTAATAAGATGGATAGTGAAAGTGCACAGTGGGTGAAAGCATTGCTGCAAATTGACAAGTTGTGTGAGAATAAAGTCCTCATGGAGCAAATTGGTAATCATTTGGACCTTTTAAGTGAAgatgaatgttttaaattgtttaaaattttacatagtcATCTACATAATAATACTGAAAACGTAGAACAGGAACGATTATTAGCAGTTAGGGTATTTCAGCGATGTAGCAGTGGCTCAAAACATGAAATTGTGGAGgagcaatttaataattatttattcaatgacaACTTTCAAACTCCCGAGTTTAACAATATGATGAcagaatttttcaataaacttaTCGTCTCACCAGACATGGATGTGTCTGACGTGCTGTCTGTATTCCTGCAAAATCCCAGAAAAGTATACACCAGAATTTTTACTTTAGCAAGTGAAAATATGCAACAAACTGATATTATGCTTAAACTTATGAAAACACTAGAAAAATTTGCAAAGCACTACTACAATGAGGAAACAGAGCCATGCATTATTCTAATAGCTAAAGAAATAATTACCAACAATTTAGACACTGATGAAaagcaaaacaattttataaattttttaagttgTATTAAAACATCAAATGCTATTCCTGggccaaaattatttttattggtaattaTGCCCAACTTGCACAGTGCTCTTCTTAACAAAAACATCGATAGTGTTTACATTCATTGCAAACTTTTACAAGAAGCGTATCCCCTCAAAGAGTTAATAGAATACAGAGCTCCAACACTAGCCATGCTAGCTCAAGTGCTTGACACTGTGAGATGGAAGATCAATACATTCATGGCACTTTCTCCCTCTACTTTGgaacttgttttaaaattacaaacatcacttttaaatacatatgagTCCCTTATTCCTG agaAGGAAAGTACGtggttaaaaagtaaattaagaaatatcaacccgttgaatatgtattattttagacGTCTTTGGAATCCACCCGGCAACACATTTGTAGAAGTCATAAGTGGAATACATATACACAAAGATATGGACATAGAACATTTAACACTATGGCTCTCCCAg gtGATATGTTCAACTATTTTACCAGAATGGTATCAAATATGGGACAGTTTAACGGTTTTTGGTAATGGAAAAATTTTGGATATATTTCATGatgctttacttttaatatctgTAGCAGAAAAAACAAACCATACTGAAACTACTAAGGGATGTCTACTATATTGCATCAAAAACTTTGTTGCCACAACAAGG tataaATTCTTTAAGATACCGATAAGTGATAATCAAATAGcaacagtttttaataaatttgcactaattgaaaattttatagaaGAAAGTGACATAGAAGAATTGTCAGTAATATTTTTACCATTATTTGCTTTCATAGCAGCAACAAAGGAAGAAGTTCCCATAGACATACCACATATGTTATCAAACAAACTAAAACATAAAGTATTTGTTGATATGATTaacaatctatttattaaagaaagcaAATcggaaattaaaacttaa
- the LOC113392641 gene encoding uncharacterized protein LOC113392641 — protein sequence MLRRIEVEMEINNLFHKCRLCLKIGDFCSIFEKDDTIRLSEMVMAFANVQIHEGDGLSDRVCTSCIENLSTAYLFKLQCERIDDLMRKFPDMQIDKPAVTDYNDLYNQEFHVHTEYIKEENNENLLKAGRAERQLSPCYETSDETDSDIDSIKCVYCSQSYNSYGAHTCHVTCTIEHNQFQNSSSNETLVAAVITPTKSSLSRSPTTSIPEYVNVSCVLCDEKYDQYGDYVTHLNKCTNNVKLHHFVCPVCHEMFSDKIGYLEHLKVLHFKIDNFSDAGIDCVDFAPMIVKTRKPKAVRRQIGWSIEDIYQEIECQKIEQKPTPISNSPIKNFFSKLGNESFSRQSTPKKVSFRKFIENGKAKTSVYLPFKKYIQNYKMKKKATNYSPINSKTQVISKIQACLPEEVSDSDYASPSGTSEDSWKMKQNLICACDKKIFMLSEQIQDRDRIVAMINELGGVVAENTKMEMLSTHFISVLPNDTFTGMMVCSLATGKWLLHISFIYDSFRCKKFLQENMYEWMRQPKIVEIDNTSLEVAKAAVYWHLELQTNHAKFPFEGKQIVLIMKKKYRQYYQMIFKSLKAKPVTYDPRTPGSCCSAEYCFVDMKIIERVKLRFFFHHNVPVFPYQYILVYLLKRGRVDDEHKYLLQDCNKIKDKNFYLNNTY from the exons ATGTTGAGACGTATAGAAGTggaaatggaaataaataatttatttcataaatgcaGGTTGTGTTTAAAAATCGGAGATTTTTGTTCGATATTTGAGAAAGATGATACGATTCGACTATCGGAAATGGTTATGGCTTTTGCTAATGTTCAG attcatGAGGGTGATGGTTTATCAGACCGTGTGTGTACATCTTGCATAGAAAACTTGAGCACGGCATACTTGTTTAAACTTCAATGTGAAAGAATTGACGACTTAATGCGAAAATTTCCtg ATATGCAAATCGATAAACCTGCTGTTACTGATTATAATGACTTATACAATCAAGAATTTCATGTGCATACTGAGTACATAAAGGAAGAAAATAATGAGAATTTGTTGAAAGCGGGAAGGGCAGAGAGACAATTGAGTCCTTGCTATGAGACTAGTGATGAAACTGACAGTGACATTGACTCTATTAAGTGTGTTTATTGTAGTCAGTCCTATAACAGCTACGGTGCACATACCTGCCATGTCACATGCACAATTGAGCACAATCAGTTTCAAAATTCAAGCAGCAATGAAACTTTAGTAGCTGCAGTTATCACACCAACAAAATCTTCACTTTCTAGATCACCCACTACAAGCATTCCAGAATATGTTAACGTTTCCTGTGTACTCTGTGACGAGAAGTATGATCAATATGGGGATTATGtgacacatttaaataaatgcacAAATAATGTCAAACTCCATCACTTTGTCTGTCCTGTTTGCCATGAAATGTTCTCTGATAAAATAGGATATTTGGAGCACTTGAAAGTGCTTcactttaaaattgataactTCAGTGATGCTGGCATTGATTGTGTTGATTTTGCTCCAATGATTGTAAAAACTAGGAAGCCTAAAGCTGTCCGGCGACAAATAGGTTGGTCCATTGAAGACATTTACCAAGAGATAGAATGTCAAAAAATCGAACAGAAGCCGACACCAATATCTAACAGTCCCATAAAAAATTTCTTTTCCAAATTGGGAAATGA GTCTTTCAGTCGCCAAAGTACTCCTAAAAAGGTGAGCTTTCGTAAATTCATTGAAAATGGTAAAGCAAAGACATCAGTTTACCTACCATTTAAGAAGTATATACAAAACTACAAGATGAAAAAGAAGGCCACAAATTATAGTccaataaattcaaaaactcAAGTAATAAGTAAAATTCAAGCATGTCTTCCAGAAGAGGTAtcag ATAGTGACTATGCATCTCCAAGTGGAACATCCGAAGATTCATGGAAAATGAAACAGAATTTAATATGTGCATGTGATAAAAAGATTTTCATGCTCTCTGAACAAATACAG gatCGTGATAGGATCGTGGCCATGATAAACGAATTGGGTGGAGTCGTTGCTGAAAACACAAAAATGGAAATGTTGTCAACACATTTTATATCAGTGCTACCGAATGATACATTCACTGGGATGATGGTTTGTTCCCTCGCTACAGGGAAATGGTTACTTCATATAAGTTTCATATATGACAGCTTTCGATGCAAAAAATTCCTacag GAAAATATGTATGAATGGATGCGGCAGCCTAAAATAGTGGAAATAGACAACACTAGCTTGGAAGTAGCGAAGGCAGCTGTTTACTGGCATTTGGAGTTGCAGACAAACCACGCAAAGTTTCCATTTGAAGGAAAACAGATTGTTCTTATAATGAAGAAAAAATACAGACAGTACTATCAAATGATATTCAAAAGTCTCAAAGCGAAACCTGTGACGTATGATCCaag GACGCCTGGGAGCTGTTGTTCAGCGGAGTATTGTTTCGTCgatatgaaaataatagaaagagTTAAGCTACGTTTTTTCTTCCACCACAACGTTCCAGTCTTCccttatcaatatatattagtgTATTTACTAAAGAGAGGTCGAGTTGATGAcgaacataaatatttgttacaagactgtaataaaataaaagacaagaATTTTTACCTTAATAATACGTATTAG
- the LOC113392661 gene encoding decapping nuclease DXO homolog — translation MFQPELHVDKNIYKKSFPKFDKPKVIGYINIENVKYISKICEDKVNLDLNLHIDKVKRKPVDLDVKLTELLKFLLEHEVRLNFPIQNKLNDAQFFCYRGLMTCLACTPYENKDPWEIVAILHKGNIYLCARETPDKKKQKMSMSERDKQCTSWGFKFEQYMLSDKPDTLPNPDLPVDETEEFSLVMTTKLNDHKIVYGAEMDGIRCDKLPVTSPPDTNDPEAIIQYLSSQQFIELKTNRHIEYSRQEKSFKRFKTKKWWLQSFLVGVDTILCGLRNDNGIVEELKIYNIRDLPKMSKGYWDPNVCFNFLDTFFTFVKRCLAREIKRKYGEKILNNIQGLPLLSLHFSWSPDNAVHVSDHYCHDDDPILHEWFLQNFGKLRNE, via the exons atgTTTCAACCTGAACTCCATGttgataaaaacatttacaagaaGTCTTTTCCAAAATTTGACAAACCTAAAGTTAtaggatatattaatattgaaaatgttaaatatataagtaagatTTGTGAGGATAAAgtcaatttagatttaaatttgcaCATTGATAAAGTTAAACGTAAACCTGTTGACCTAGATGTTAAATTGACTGAGTTACTTAAGTTTTTACTTGAGCATGAAGTGAGGTTAAATTttccaatacaaaataaattaaatgatgctCAGTTCTTCTGCTATCGAGGACTGATGACATGCCTGGCATGTACTCCATACGAAAATAAAGACCCATGGGAAATTGTTGCTATATTGCATAAaggaaatatatatctatgtgcGAGAGAAACtcctgataaaaaaaaacaaaagatgtcGATGTCAGAAAGAGATAAGCAGTGTACCTCTTGGGGTTTTAAGTTTGAACAGTATATGCTTTCTG ATAAACCTGACACATTACCAAATCCAGATTTACCAGTAGATGAGACTGAAGAGTTTTCATTAGTAATGACTACTAAATTAAATGATCATAAAATTGTCTATGGTGCAGAAATGGATGGTATAAGATGTGATAAACTACCAGTGACTTCTCCGCCTGATACAAATGATCCTGAAGCAATAATACAATATCTATCTTCCCAGCAATTCATTGAACTAAAAACAAACAGGCATATTGAATATTCAAGACAAGAAAAATCATTTAA gcgatttaaaacaaaaaaatggtGGTTACAGTCATTTCTCGTTGGAGTAGACACAATACTTTGTGGATTAAGAAATGATAATGGAATTGtagaagaattaaaaatatacaacataagaGACCTGCCCAAAATGTCAAAG gGTTATTGGGATCCGAAtgtttgctttaattttttagatacattttttacattcgtCAAAAGATGTTTAGCAAgagaaataaaacgaaaatatggagaaaagattttaaataacatacaagGTTTACCATTACTAAGTTTACATTTCAGTTGGTCTCCTGATAATGCTGTCCATGTTTCAGATCATTATTGTCATGATGATGATCCTATATTACATGAAtggtttttacaaaattttggaAAATTAAGGAATGAAtaa